In Selenomonas sp. TAMA-11512, a genomic segment contains:
- a CDS encoding molybdopterin-dependent oxidoreductase — MTSPSLQPTVKRSVCPYDCPDCCGLLLTIENNRIVKVAGDPAHPFTRGTLCPKMSHYERTIYNDRRLKTPLLRKGEKGSGDFVPIAWDEAIGRIASEWKRIVKTDGGEAILPYSYAGTMGLVQHDAYHALFHALGASRLDRTICSPAKRQAYADVMGATRAMKPQEAQNADLIILWSLSMLSTNIHFKHDCDIARKRGAKIIVLDTYETTTAQYADEHFILKSGSDGALALGMLHILHRDGLEDWDFIRRYVDGYDELADKVLPRYTPAYTASVTGLSARDIEYLAHVYATAKAPFIRLGSGLCRYTNGSMSCRLIAFLPAAIGAWQRSGAGILFSVPGSSAFDKTFLQRPDLQPSPARLVNMIELGDALTTLKDPPIKSLFVYSSNPACTAPDQNAVLAGLCRDDLFTVVHERFLTDTARYADIVLPATSSVEHDDVYAAYGHYTLAAGWKAIEPLGMAKSNWNTARLLAKAMGLSDPLFDRTERELTEEHIRRIRWETPVDIDALLRGEPVELQLNDDAKLDYKTPTGKIRITNDDITPRLPDYFPPTGDDEPFRLVNGPDPRILDSSFNEREELTRGNTMLLFMHPEDAAELSLEDGELVTCSNARGETDFTLKITGRTKRGVVVSEGVWWEEHVPRHGINRLTSQRRTDRGGGATFYDVSVNVRKASG, encoded by the coding sequence ATGACTTCTCCATCGCTGCAGCCGACCGTCAAGCGTTCCGTCTGCCCCTACGACTGCCCGGACTGCTGCGGGCTTCTCCTCACGATCGAAAACAATCGCATCGTCAAGGTCGCCGGCGACCCCGCGCACCCCTTCACGCGCGGCACGCTCTGTCCGAAGATGAGTCACTATGAGCGCACGATTTACAACGACCGGCGTCTCAAGACGCCCCTCCTCCGCAAAGGGGAAAAGGGCAGCGGCGACTTCGTCCCCATCGCGTGGGATGAGGCGATCGGGCGCATCGCCTCCGAGTGGAAGCGCATCGTGAAGACCGACGGCGGCGAGGCAATCCTTCCTTACTCCTACGCGGGAACCATGGGACTTGTCCAGCACGACGCCTACCACGCCCTCTTCCACGCACTCGGCGCGAGCCGCCTCGACCGCACGATCTGCAGTCCCGCAAAGCGTCAAGCCTATGCGGACGTGATGGGCGCGACCCGTGCAATGAAGCCACAGGAGGCGCAGAACGCCGATCTCATCATCCTCTGGAGCCTCTCTATGCTCTCGACGAACATCCACTTCAAGCATGACTGCGACATCGCACGGAAGCGAGGCGCGAAGATCATCGTCCTCGATACGTACGAGACGACGACGGCGCAGTACGCGGACGAGCATTTCATTCTGAAGTCGGGCAGCGACGGCGCGCTTGCCCTGGGCATGCTCCACATCCTCCATCGGGACGGGTTGGAGGATTGGGACTTTATCCGCCGATACGTCGACGGCTACGACGAGCTGGCAGATAAAGTTCTCCCTCGCTATACGCCCGCCTATACGGCCTCCGTCACAGGGCTGTCCGCCCGGGATATCGAATATCTGGCACATGTATACGCGACGGCAAAAGCCCCCTTCATCCGACTCGGCAGCGGGCTCTGCCGCTATACAAACGGCTCGATGAGCTGCCGCCTCATCGCATTTCTCCCAGCCGCCATCGGCGCGTGGCAACGGTCCGGCGCCGGCATCTTATTTTCCGTCCCCGGCAGTTCCGCCTTTGACAAGACCTTCCTGCAGCGTCCCGACCTGCAGCCGTCTCCCGCGCGCCTTGTCAACATGATCGAGCTGGGCGATGCCCTGACGACACTGAAGGATCCTCCGATCAAGAGTCTGTTTGTCTACTCGTCGAACCCCGCCTGCACCGCGCCCGACCAAAACGCAGTCCTTGCAGGACTCTGCCGGGACGACCTCTTCACCGTCGTCCACGAGCGATTCCTGACCGATACGGCGCGCTATGCCGACATCGTTCTTCCCGCGACGAGCTCCGTCGAGCACGACGATGTATATGCCGCCTACGGGCACTACACCCTTGCAGCCGGCTGGAAGGCGATCGAGCCGCTCGGCATGGCGAAGTCCAACTGGAATACGGCGCGCCTCCTTGCCAAGGCAATGGGGCTCTCCGATCCCCTCTTCGACAGGACCGAGCGCGAGCTCACCGAGGAACACATCCGCCGCATCCGATGGGAGACGCCCGTCGACATCGACGCTCTTCTGCGCGGCGAGCCCGTCGAGCTGCAGCTCAACGACGACGCGAAGCTCGACTACAAGACCCCGACAGGCAAAATTCGCATCACGAACGACGACATCACGCCGCGTCTTCCCGACTACTTCCCTCCGACCGGCGACGATGAGCCCTTCCGGCTCGTCAACGGTCCCGACCCGCGCATCCTCGACTCCTCGTTCAACGAGCGGGAAGAGCTTACGAGAGGTAACACCATGCTCCTCTTCATGCACCCCGAAGACGCCGCCGAGCTTTCACTCGAAGACGGCGAGCTCGTCACCTGCTCGAACGCGCGCGGCGAAACCGACTTCACGCTCAAGATCACCGGACGCACGAAGCGGGGCGTTGTCGTCTCCGAAGGCGTCTGGTGGGAAGAGCATGTTCCGCGCCACGGCATCAACCGCCTCACGAGCCAACGCCGCACCGACAGAGGCGGCGGTGCGACCTTCTACGACGTCAGCGTGAACGTAAGAAAAGCGAGCGGTTGA
- a CDS encoding type II toxin-antitoxin system death-on-curing family toxin: MSRIRFVPEDVLAFHEEMEKIFVMQKGVRDIGLLESAVNAPFQEYFGVELYPTVAEKAARLCFGIAKNHPFFDGNKRTALHTMLVYLSVCGQTLQEEETVLENLIIEVASGEMDFEDLAVWLEVHTRKAAK, translated from the coding sequence GTGAGCAGAATCCGTTTTGTGCCGGAGGATGTACTTGCCTTTCACGAGGAAATGGAGAAAATCTTCGTGATGCAGAAGGGGGTCCGGGACATAGGTCTCTTAGAGTCGGCAGTCAACGCGCCGTTTCAGGAATACTTCGGCGTCGAACTATATCCGACGGTCGCGGAGAAGGCAGCTCGGCTCTGCTTTGGTATTGCCAAAAATCACCCTTTTTTTGACGGCAATAAACGTACCGCACTCCACACGATGCTGGTCTATTTGTCGGTATGCGGACAGACGCTGCAGGAAGAAGAAACCGTCCTCGAAAACCTCATTATTGAGGTTGCGAGCGGAGAAATGGATTTTGAGGATCTCGCCGTATGGCTCGAAGTGCATACGAGAAAGGCGGCAAAATGA